In Geobacillus kaustophilus, a genomic segment contains:
- the merF gene encoding mercury resistance system transport protein MerF has product MNRKKTFIVGIVGTVVTLLCCATPILVILLGAVGLGAITGYLDYVLLPALVVFLMLAFYSYHQSKKSSSKNDSCCS; this is encoded by the coding sequence ATGAATCGTAAAAAGACGTTTATCGTAGGAATTGTTGGAACAGTAGTTACTTTATTATGTTGTGCTACCCCTATCTTAGTCATTTTGCTGGGGGCAGTTGGATTAGGTGCCATCACTGGCTATTTAGATTATGTTTTGCTGCCGGCGTTAGTTGTTTTTCTTATGCTCGCTTTTTATTCTTACCATCAGTCAAAAAAATCTTCATCCAAGAACGACTCGTGTTGCTCGTAA
- a CDS encoding heavy-metal-associated domain-containing protein, with amino-acid sequence MTYKKTIFSVFFALLLFLSACNNTKNAATTSSDQSVSFTVTKMYCTSCPFVVENAIKSVDGVHNVTVKSIGTEGRVTVFFDDTKTDVKTIKKSVLELGYGIK; translated from the coding sequence ATGACATATAAAAAGACAATATTTAGTGTTTTTTTCGCGTTGCTACTTTTTCTTTCAGCGTGCAACAATACAAAAAATGCAGCTACTACCAGTAGCGACCAATCTGTTTCTTTTACAGTAACAAAGATGTATTGCACCAGTTGCCCGTTTGTAGTGGAGAATGCTATCAAAAGTGTTGACGGTGTACATAATGTCACCGTGAAATCAATTGGAACCGAGGGGAGAGTTACCGTTTTTTTTGACGATACAAAGACCGATGTGAAAACGATAAAAAAATCTGTCTTAGAGTTAGGATATGGAATAAAATAA
- the merA gene encoding mercury(II) reductase: MKTYKVRVDGMTCTGCEAHVAAALKQLGATSIDVSFRRGEAVFELPHANVETAKQAITAAGYEPTEAEEIEATRETYDYIIIGSGAAAFASAIEARKYGAKVAMIERGTIGGTCVNIGCVPSKTLLRAGEINYLAKNHPFLGLHTSAGTVDLSALIEQKNELVQNLRQAKYINLIDEYGFTLIQGEAVFLDETTVEVNGKKLSANRFLIATGAAPAIPNIPGLADVEYVTSTTLLERKEVPKRLAVIGSGYIGIELGQLFHHLGSDVTLMQRSPRLLKTYDQEISEAITKALTTQGVRLLTGVAFERIEQDGNVKKIYVEIDGKKQVIEADELLVATGRTPNTATLRLEAAGVTTGSRGEIIVNDYLQTTNPRIYAAGDVTLGPQFVYVAAYEGAIAAANAVGGQQKKIQLETIPAVTFSSPVVAIVGLTEQQAKEKGYEVKTSVLPLEAVPRAIVNHETVGVFKLVADAKTGKLLGAHVVAEHAGEIIYAATLAIKFGLTINDLRETLAPYLTMAEGLKLAALTFDQDVGKLSCCAG, encoded by the coding sequence ATGAAAACATATAAAGTCCGTGTAGACGGAATGACGTGTACAGGTTGTGAAGCTCACGTTGCTGCAGCTCTTAAGCAACTTGGCGCAACATCTATTGATGTTAGTTTTCGCCGTGGTGAAGCGGTGTTTGAACTTCCTCATGCCAACGTTGAAACGGCAAAACAAGCCATAACGGCGGCTGGTTATGAGCCGACAGAAGCGGAGGAAATCGAAGCAACAAGAGAAACATATGACTACATCATTATCGGCTCTGGTGCTGCCGCTTTTGCGTCGGCAATTGAGGCAAGAAAATACGGGGCAAAAGTTGCCATGATTGAACGGGGAACGATAGGAGGAACATGCGTTAATATCGGCTGTGTACCTTCGAAAACGTTGCTTCGGGCAGGAGAAATAAACTACCTTGCGAAAAATCATCCGTTTCTTGGGTTGCATACATCTGCCGGAACGGTCGATTTATCTGCACTAATCGAACAAAAAAATGAATTGGTACAAAACCTACGTCAAGCGAAATATATCAATCTCATCGACGAATATGGATTTACGCTTATTCAAGGAGAAGCGGTATTCTTAGACGAAACGACAGTAGAAGTCAACGGGAAAAAATTATCAGCTAACCGCTTCCTTATTGCCACAGGCGCTGCTCCGGCAATTCCTAATATTCCTGGGCTTGCGGATGTTGAGTACGTCACAAGTACGACGCTACTCGAACGAAAGGAAGTACCTAAACGATTGGCGGTCATCGGTTCTGGTTATATTGGCATCGAACTCGGGCAACTGTTTCATCATCTCGGTTCTGACGTCACATTGATGCAACGAAGCCCTCGGCTATTAAAAACATACGACCAAGAAATTTCAGAAGCGATAACAAAAGCGCTCACTACTCAAGGCGTCCGCCTCCTCACAGGAGTGGCCTTTGAACGCATTGAACAAGACGGAAACGTGAAAAAAATATATGTAGAAATCGACGGGAAAAAACAGGTGATTGAAGCGGATGAGTTGCTCGTTGCTACTGGAAGAACACCGAATACGGCAACATTGCGTTTAGAAGCGGCTGGGGTGACAACAGGTTCGCGTGGCGAAATTATTGTTAATGACTATTTACAAACAACGAATCCGCGCATTTATGCGGCAGGTGATGTCACACTTGGTCCGCAATTTGTCTATGTCGCCGCATACGAAGGAGCGATTGCCGCAGCGAACGCTGTTGGCGGACAACAGAAAAAAATTCAGCTTGAAACAATCCCAGCGGTTACGTTTAGTTCTCCCGTAGTCGCAATCGTCGGACTAACGGAACAGCAAGCAAAAGAAAAAGGATACGAAGTAAAAACATCTGTTTTGCCGTTAGAAGCTGTCCCGAGAGCCATTGTCAATCATGAAACAGTCGGTGTCTTTAAATTAGTCGCCGATGCAAAAACAGGGAAATTGCTTGGAGCTCACGTTGTCGCAGAACATGCAGGGGAAATCATTTATGCAGCGACACTCGCCATTAAATTCGGCTTAACGATAAACGACCTCCGTGAAACGCTCGCTCCGTATTTAACGATGGCAGAAGGACTAAAGCTCGCGGCATTAACGTTTGACCAAGATGTCGGAAAGTTATCTTGTTGTGCGGGATAA
- a CDS encoding DsrE family protein, protein MKKVAIFVHANESELAKALHALLYAQELKEAGHEVKVVFDGAGTVWIRKFEEPENKYYPLYKTVKQLDVIEGVCEYCAGAFGVAEDVEKSGFNSLGEKNGHPSISSFIDQGYQLIIL, encoded by the coding sequence ATGAAGAAAGTAGCTATTTTTGTTCATGCTAATGAAAGTGAATTAGCAAAGGCGTTGCACGCTTTACTTTATGCCCAAGAGCTAAAGGAAGCGGGACATGAAGTGAAGGTAGTGTTTGATGGGGCAGGTACTGTTTGGATTAGAAAATTCGAGGAGCCAGAAAATAAATACTACCCGTTATACAAAACAGTAAAACAGTTAGATGTTATTGAAGGAGTATGTGAATATTGTGCTGGCGCGTTTGGGGTTGCGGAAGACGTAGAGAAATCTGGATTTAATTCACTAGGCGAGAAAAATGGTCATCCAAGCATCTCTTCATTCATCGATCAAGGATATCAACTCATCATTTTATAA
- the merR gene encoding Hg(II)-responsive transcriptional regulator, whose amino-acid sequence MYRISELAKRCGVNKETIRYYEKRQLLPLPTRTEAGYRLYSDADAKRVQFIKRLQQLGFSLTEIHQLLGVVDQDTERCKNMYEFVSKKVDEVKRQIEDLQRVVCVLQDLQKRCPDEKTLYECPIIETLVHEKGDCYES is encoded by the coding sequence ATGTATCGGATTAGCGAACTAGCAAAACGGTGTGGAGTGAATAAAGAAACGATCCGCTATTATGAAAAGCGGCAGCTACTCCCACTACCTACAAGAACAGAAGCGGGATATCGTTTATATTCCGATGCAGACGCAAAGCGCGTCCAATTCATTAAACGTCTGCAACAACTAGGGTTTTCGCTGACGGAAATTCATCAGCTGCTCGGCGTTGTCGATCAAGACACGGAAAGATGCAAAAACATGTATGAATTTGTGTCAAAAAAAGTGGACGAGGTGAAAAGGCAAATTGAAGACTTACAGCGAGTCGTATGTGTGCTGCAGGACTTACAAAAGCGGTGTCCAGATGAAAAAACATTGTATGAATGTCCGATTATTGAAACGTTGGTTCATGAGAAAGGAGATTGTTATGAATCGTAA
- a CDS encoding IS110-like element ISGka2 family transposase gives MDVIYPRCAGLDVHAETIVACALWEEDGHIQKDIQTFSTFSKGLGDLLEWLEEHGVTHVAMESTGVYWKPVFAFLEGYVDLTLANPQRIKNVPGRKTDVSDAEWIAKLLRHGLVEKSFVPPADIRELRDFTRLRKKWVGQLSSEKNRIQKVLESSNVKLGSVLSDLFGVSGKDILARLLEKGYVDKDELDQCLRGRLKKKKQAVYDSLLGTLTEHELRLLRLLWKHVEELERFIEEVDQHIDRLLEPYREEVELLMTMPGVKKQTAAVIIAEMGTDMSVFETPERAASWTGLSPGNHESAGKRKSTRTTKGNPHLRSALCEAAWSAARSKTHPLSRKFWSLAARCGKKKALIAIARRMLVIIFCMISRKEPFRQPQLI, from the coding sequence ATGGATGTCATCTATCCTCGCTGCGCAGGATTGGATGTTCATGCCGAAACCATCGTCGCCTGTGCGCTATGGGAAGAAGATGGACACATTCAAAAGGACATTCAAACCTTCTCCACGTTCTCGAAGGGACTTGGCGACCTGCTGGAGTGGCTCGAAGAACATGGCGTCACCCATGTCGCCATGGAATCCACCGGCGTGTATTGGAAACCGGTCTTCGCCTTCCTCGAGGGCTATGTCGACTTGACACTGGCCAATCCGCAACGGATCAAAAATGTCCCGGGAAGAAAAACCGATGTCTCTGACGCCGAGTGGATCGCCAAGCTGCTCCGCCATGGACTCGTTGAAAAAAGTTTCGTCCCCCCCGCGGATATTCGCGAATTGCGGGATTTTACCCGCCTCCGCAAAAAGTGGGTCGGACAGTTGAGTTCGGAGAAAAACCGGATTCAAAAAGTGCTCGAGTCTTCCAATGTCAAACTCGGCTCGGTCCTCTCCGATCTCTTCGGCGTTTCCGGAAAAGACATCCTTGCCCGGCTGCTGGAGAAGGGATACGTGGACAAGGACGAGCTGGATCAATGCCTGCGCGGAAGGCTCAAAAAGAAAAAGCAAGCGGTGTACGATTCGCTGCTGGGCACCTTGACCGAACACGAGCTCCGTCTCCTTCGCCTCTTGTGGAAACACGTTGAGGAATTGGAGCGGTTCATCGAAGAAGTCGACCAGCACATCGACCGCCTGCTCGAGCCGTATCGTGAGGAAGTCGAATTGCTGATGACCATGCCCGGAGTGAAAAAACAAACCGCCGCCGTCATCATCGCGGAGATGGGAACCGACATGAGCGTCTTTGAAACGCCGGAACGGGCGGCTTCATGGACGGGTTTGTCCCCCGGCAACCATGAAAGCGCCGGAAAGCGAAAGAGCACGCGCACGACAAAAGGCAATCCCCATCTCCGATCGGCGTTATGCGAGGCGGCATGGTCAGCAGCTCGATCTAAGACGCATCCCTTGTCCCGAAAGTTTTGGTCGTTGGCGGCCCGGTGCGGGAAGAAAAAAGCCCTCATCGCCATTGCTCGGCGGATGTTGGTGATCATCTTTTGCATGATCTCCCGCAAAGAGCCGTTCCGCCAACCACAACTTATTTAG
- the merT gene encoding mercuric transport protein MerT has translation MKEKISQLATLFSAFVMAGCCLGPLIFIPLGLTGLAGGLAIYALKYQTMLMIVTIVLLAYSFYLVYGRECKKKSSVASLWMTTVAVLGMFLYTLIEKGYL, from the coding sequence ATGAAAGAAAAAATTTCACAGCTGGCAACGTTATTTTCTGCCTTTGTGATGGCTGGTTGTTGTTTAGGCCCATTGATTTTCATTCCTCTCGGGTTAACAGGCTTAGCTGGTGGATTAGCCATTTACGCTTTAAAATATCAAACGATGTTAATGATTGTTACGATCGTTTTACTTGCATACTCTTTTTATCTTGTTTATGGACGGGAATGCAAAAAGAAAAGTTCTGTTGCTAGCTTGTGGATGACAACAGTGGCTGTATTAGGAATGTTTCTGTATACGCTCATTGAAAAAGGGTATCTATAA